The genomic segment agaaaatttcagttgatcaaaacattttattttattttaagcttggtggataaaggaaacaaatctgAGACTGGTGTACCATCTAACATTTCTGTTATCATTTAAGAATTTGTACAGGATTTCTGTTTAGTATTATTGGCTTTCTGGAAGAGGATTTTCTCTAAAACAATGTATAAAATATAAGCATGAATAGGCCTTACCTTCTGTGTACTGGATGTGCACACGTTTTTTTCCATTGATGGGACGTGAGTTCCCTGCTACCCTTCAGGCTGAATTTTGCCTCTTGTCTGACGAAAAACGTCCCTCTCTCAGAATGAGCAAATTTCTTGGTCAGGAAATACATATCATTCCTCTTAGAATGGCCTTTACCTAGTCAACTTCTCTAGTTCAGATaaggaaattatattaaatGCATAAGGAAAATAATGGCTTGTGTTTAGTGATGACTGGACAATTTTCAACCAAACTGTAGTAGAGGTACAGGTCTctatcagtttttttttaacttatagTGAAACAGTTATTTGTATGCTAAAGGAAATCAAAAGCTTTAATTAAACTAATTACTATATTTCataaagttccttttttttttttttttttaaggccatCTGGGCACAGTTTAGCTGTGTTAATCTTGTTCTCAATGTATGGTCTCTGTCCAAGCACTTACGATCAAATACTGTAATGGCAAAAGAGTGGTTTCACTATGATATAATTCGGAGTGTGAATGTATGGGTGACCTTTGGCTTTACTGTGTGTGGAATCTAATGCGGGGCTATACCTTTGCAGGTGGTCGATATCATGAGAATGAACGTGGACAAGGTGCTAGAAAGAGACCAGAAGCTGTCAGAGCTTGACAACCGGGCAGATGCATTGCAAGCAGGCGCCTCACAGTTTGAAACCAGTGCAGccaaactgaagagaaaatattggTGGAAAAATTGCAAGGTAAGGAGTACAAAGATCTCCTGTTAAGAACAACTTCTTGGCAGGCGTCATGTATTGGGACTTTGATTCTAGGATGGGATCTCTAAATGGTCTCTTCTTGTCAAGGGGAGAGGATGCCTTGACGTCCAGAATCCAAGATAATATGCCAAACAACTTTGATCTTTACCAAATCTATTCTTTAGATCATTTCTGCAGCATATACAATCTGGATCCAAATTTTAATGCCTTTGTTAGTGTCTGCAGATAGGGATGGGAGAGCATTTCATGGTGATTTGTGTGAGTTCCCTGTGCAAACCACAAAACCCAATCAGGCGCAGTGAATACCAGAAGTTGGAGAAAATAAGTGGGAGACGATCAGCTCCTTGTTCTTTAGAATGgtcaactacaaaaaaaaaaaaaaaaaaggagggggttGTCCACAACCTGCTTTGAGAAGTGAGGAAATGCCAGTCTGTTTTAAAGAGGTGCAGATCTTTAATCAACCAGCTGTCTCCTCTGCTGTCCTCAAAGCCTCATCCTTTCCCATAAGTAGAGGGAACTTcattctcctctgctttttcagaCCTTCTCCAGGAGCTCTCTTTTTTGGACCCAGAAACTTCAGCTCCTTTTATTCATATAAGACCCCACAACCTTGCGTCCTTCTACACATGCACCATCAACTCATGAACGCTGTGCCAAAAGTTCAGCTTAATTCCCATTTCTCTTCTAAACCATCTTTGCTACTGACAATTCATGTACAGCCAAATAAAACCACCTGTTTCCAAAGAAGAATCCGACATGCACTTTTTACCAGCCTGTTGTTACCTGCTTCATCTCTTCAATCCACACCGCTATGAAATGTAAAGCAAGACAGAGTATTTTGGGTAAAGGACACGTACAAACACTCTAGAAAGAAGTGGATCTAGGTTAGAAACTCAACTAGTCAGTTTGTCTGGACTTCTCCTAGCAGTTGTTGTGCCAAGGGGTGCAGGAAAAGGGGCTTTTTGGAGCTACAGACCCAGATTTTGAGCTAGGTTTAGCCACACCGAATACAGTGAGTCTTTGCAAGTAAAAGTGCACAGGAAgagccaaaaaataaaagcaaaaaaaacctcAGGGGTTAatgtttttcatgtgaaaacctgactttctcttttttctcataACTTTCTTTTTATAGATGATGATCATCCTTGGTGTAGTATGCGCAGTCATTCTCATTATAATTATAAGTgagtaattcattttttctttcatttatgaTCTGACTGTGACTGTGACTTATAAAGTGCTGATAtattagaaaacagaacaacaacaacaaaaaaggatataaaatgtttaaacagaTTAATTTGTGAAATTCCCCTTCTAGTGTCATGCTGTTATAGTGAGAATTACTGCAAGCTTCTTGGACACATAGGTAGAATTTGCTgacatttaatgtattttacattAGCAAGTTACATAGCTTTGCCTAGGACTAAAGACTTTCCCTTTTCATGTTTGTATGCTTTTTTATGCAGTGTCAGATATCTTCACGAGAACCAGGGCCACAGTCCTAGCTGCTTCTAGTGAGAACAGTAATCACTGAATTAGCTCATGCCTATAAAAATGAGGGTGAAGGACCACATGCAAATggacattaattatttttttaaaaaaagcatgtaGATGCCTAGTTTCTACCAAATCAGCTAGAATTTGAGATATTGTTGCTTCTGAGAAACCCTTTGCATGTTGAATACCTAAATATTGGTAAAAGGTGGCCCAAAGTCTTACTGGTTTCTTGTCTCTAAGATCATCTCATTCTACCCTTCTGTTACAGGAAGGAGAGCACATGAATGAATTATGGCCTTTGTGCTAGTTGGGAGCTAGGGATCTCGTAATGACAGGAACTGAACATTTCGTTATGTAACCGCTGGGCTAGCAACAGCTGTTATGTGACATAACTGCATAGAGTCATAGCGTGAGTTGGGTTGGAAAGGGCCTTAcagaccatctagttccaactcgATGCCAGTAAGATCATAGCCCTGCAGGCGTGTGCACGTCCCTAACTCATGctgtttattccccatgctacaTGCACTCGCACAGAGGCATTTAAGTTGGGTCCCCAGTGAAGCTGGAGCGGCTGCAATTCCTCTGCGCTGCtcttcaggtgctctcctgTGACCCTTCTCCAGTAACATGGCATTAACTCCTAAAAGGGGGATTTCTGGAGTTATACAATACAGCTAGTAACCCAGAAGCGATTCACCAGGAGGCTACACCGCGGATGTGAATTAATTCCCAGCTCTCAAATTACACGCCTCATCTTTGGcatgtttccattttcctctgGTACTTCTGTAAAGGAGGCTTACAGGAGCACCTGTAAACATGACTAAATGGATTGAGATGCATGTGGAAGTTTATTAGTCTTACGAACGCTGGCACCAGAGTGACCCAGAATGATTGCAGGGTTTCGTAACTCTGATACGGCAAGAATGGCAAATGGCTAGATATTAATTAACTATATTAACTGGGTACTCCAGGCAAGTGGCTTCAAAGGAAAGACAGGCCTTTGTTCTGCAGCTTAGGGCAGCAGCCTAGGAAGACAGATGTGCAGCCCCTGAACTGGCTGCTGTGTATATATGCATCATCAAGTATTCTGTGATATCTtaacaagaaagtaaaaaagcaGACTTGATGGCTCATAATTTCTCCTTAAATGTTAACTCTGAAATTATGTATAAGTAATTCTATTATaagtaataacattttttcctcatggtTTTAGAAGTTGGATGCCCGCCTTGCTAagtttggaaacagaaatagaaggTTTGACGTGCTTAGGTTGTGTTTTAGGGCATTTAATCACAAACTTGAATGTCACATCATCAAACCCAGGTCATGGCGCTCACCATAGTGAGATCTAGTGCAGGTTTGGTGagatttaaatgcatttaagctccggttttaaaattatttttcagtctatttGATCCTTCTGTAATATTGTCAGAAGCTGGCAGCTTCAGGAAGGACCCTGTGTATTGAAGTCAGTGGTGTACTCATTCACAGATGCTCTCAAGTATGCAATGCTGGTTGACATCGAGTGTCCAAATGCTGCCACAGACAAGGTCTGCGTGGCTTCCTCAGTGCTGCTAATTTGAATGTGAACAAGATCATACCCTCAGTGCAGAGCTGGCTATAGAGACGGATAGATAGGGTAGTTCCTCACAGCAACAAGCTGCCACAGGTGGTAACATGGCCCAAACCAGGCTACCTTCTGTCCGGATGCTGGGTCCCTGGAAAAGCAGGCCAGCTGCTCAGTGAAGGAGCTATGCCGTGGGGGACTGCAAGTGTTGCTGGAACTGGGGGTGGCTACTCACATCAACACCAGTCCTTGTCCTTTCTATTTCTGGAGCTGCAGTCTCCCCTGCTTTCCACTCCAGCTTTCCCTCTAAGAGCTTTTTGATGGGGGGGAGCAGCCCTGTTCCAGCCAGGAAGGCATGCTGTGTGCTAGACGTGTCGTGCTCTTTCAGCAGGATGCACTGAAGGTGTTTGCCTTCCCCTGAGAGCACATGCTTCTGTGAGCTAAAGCACAATGGTAACTGTCATAACTGTTGTTGTACatcatatttttccccttctgcttccttccccagTTTATTTCTCCACTTGAAAAAGCAAAGGACGACGACTTGGCACAACTTTGTTCACATCAACCAACAGTATCAGTGTTCCTTTGTTGAACTCCGCTTTTTAATTCCCAGTGTCTTGGGATTTTTGCTTGTAATAACCCATAAGCATTCAATGTGGTGTGTTTTGGAATTCTGTTGTTTCCACAAGAAACTGTACCAGCTAAATACTGCCAAGTAGTTCCATACACTGTTTATCACTGTGTCTTAAAATGTGTATGCACTGACCTTCAGAAACTGTAATATATGAAAAGCATTCCAAACATCTCAGAATCAGAGAAAGCGGCTATGGGGAAGCTCCTGCTTAAAGGGATGCTGTAAGGTGGATTGGACCCACAACTAAGGTTTCAGCAAACACGAGGGCCAAAATTCTCAATCTGAGCACCTGAAGTTGGATGGCAAAATCCACTATCAGATGCAGCTTCTTGTGGTAGTGTGTCTCTGCTACGCTTTGAAAAGAGTGGTATCTGCAAGTATTCATAGGATGTGTGACATCTATACTTAGCCAACCAAACACGTAGGTTTTTAGATTAGTTATGGTATCCATGTCTACACACATTGCCTGCGGAAAGTAAATAGGACTGCCTTTTATGGATTGAAATTTTCCTTTGGGGGGTGTTCGGTACAACCAAGAAGCCCTCAGTAcgaaagacagaaagaaacctgTATGACAACCAAAAATATTAGCTAGCAGAATCTTGGAAAAGCtacatgaaatgcaaaaatagtaACACAAACACCATAAATGACCAAGATGCAGACTCTTGCTAAAAACTGGAGGTGGTGTTTGTCAGACGTTATGGGACCCTCCTGAATGCCAAATCCCAATACTTATTGCCCTAACTTGAAGCACATGAATGACTTTGGTGATGTCTGTGGCTTTCCAGCACAATTGTAGGAAGctgcctctgtgctgttttgcagaaatgGTCCCCACTGTGAggacaaattaaaaatcaggaaGAGAAGGATGTGGTAAATAGAAGGAATAGCAGAGAGAGAGGCCGAGGAAAGGAATGGTGCCTAGCAAAGTTTTCCTGGAGCACAGGAAGACAGAGAACACTATTCCAAACTGGTGGTGTTAATAGGctttttagaaatttaatttgtgtgtgtgtataattCATAAATTATATCTTCTTTATAAAGTGCTCAGCTGAGATACTTTTCATACTTAAACCAACATTTGATATAATTAAAAGATATATTGCAGTTTGGGGAAAATTATTGTATGCTGTAGTTGTAGGGTTACTCCTAAATGttcaatttccatttttgatttcctttttaaatactgaatagCTTGTTTTGAGAGGGATGTGGTTAGAATCCAGAGACAGTTCTACCGGGTTTTAAACATATTTAGCCAAGCTAAAAATGAATTATCAAATTTTGAACCAGGCAATCCTGACAGGGTTGTTTTAGGATAACTTCTTCAGTACTTCTAAgaattgctatattttttttttttttaaggaagggTTTTTGGTGATGGTGatggcatgttttttttttttttttttttgccctgcaACTTAGGGCATTGAAAATAGTGATATTAGCAAATATTCCTAGTATCTCTCTTGATGTGGTCTTAGattaaaaaaccaaccaaccaaccaaccaaaaaaaaaaacagagaatcaAACCAGTTCATTGCATTGGATCTATATTCAAACTGTGCTTACGTAGAATTTTGTGGAGAGAATAAGTAATGCTTAGTTGAATGGTTTCAGCTGCATTACTTTTCCATATATTTATTACTTCATGTTCACATGTACTGTTTCATATTGTTAACTAGCATGTGGCCACAGTCATAATGAAATAGAAGTAACCTTCAGACATTAATAACTTTCAAAGTTACTAATGTGCTACTGGTATGCCCTGTTCGCTTCAGTTCCTCAACTAAGTACGTGAACAGTTCTGAAATCCTCATGGATCAGACAGAAAACTTTGCTGTCATTAAGGGCTTGACTCCATGAAGTGCTACAACTGATTAACTATGTATAATTGAG from the Cygnus olor isolate bCygOlo1 chromosome 9, bCygOlo1.pri.v2, whole genome shotgun sequence genome contains:
- the LOC121074715 gene encoding vesicle-associated membrane protein 2-like; this encodes MSAPAPPTQGPTSAGAAGPPPATSVASSKRLQQTQARVDEVVDIMRMNVDKVLERDQKLSELDNRADALQAGASQFETSAAKLKRKYWWKNCKMMIILGVVCAVILIIIIIYFST